In one Verrucomicrobiales bacterium genomic region, the following are encoded:
- the hrpA gene encoding ATP-dependent RNA helicase HrpA — protein sequence MDPLDDLKRLLPECLLFDQVRLGSRLAVLLRERGQAAPSALLQEITQLRHAAQRSAEACALRAANRPEVSYPPALPVSGRRDDIVQAIRTHQVVVVAGETGSGKTTQLPKMCLEAGLGVRGKIGCTQPRRVAATSISRRVAEELGVNHGREVGCKIRFSDETSSKTFIKFMTDGILLAEVQGDPNLTEYDAIIIDEAHERSLNIDFLLGHLRQLIKRRSDLKLIITSATIDTARFSAAFGDAPIIEVSGRVFPVEVRYAPLDELAEESGDQTYVDAAATAVEDVLTSTYTGDILVFLPGERDIRELRDLLESRGVGGVDLIPLFGRLSGADQQRAFGGSNLRKVVLATNIAETSITIPGIRYVVDAGLARISRYNPRTRTKRLPVEPVSRSSANQRKGRSGRVSDGVCIRLYSEEDFLARPEFTQPEIQRSNLAEVILRMKAARLGEIETFPFLEVPSPAAIRAGYELLRELGAIDEQRQLTPLGQDLAKLPVDPTIARIVLQSSREGVLEEVLVIASGLSIQDPRERPFDDANAASAAHRKFQHPGSDFLTLLNLWDTFHDQWEKLKTQGQLRKFCKANYLSYLRMREWVEIHGQLSSTFHDVLSHYAFESLDDEEDDEGKPASGNLERSDGAASKTPVVSVPTSATKPDDPRFKAIHRSILSGFLGHVAQRAERNLYKATGNRQVAVFPGSALHDKPTPQPPPARRGESKDRPPAPKSKQPEWIVAGEIVETSRLFARTLVGIQPEWIADLGAHLCKRTYDQPRWEPAFGQVMARERITFQGLEVATRRVAYGPIEPQTATEIFVRSALVEEGLLGEDETEPARAEGGAHLPSQHRTPHVPGRRRWQIHSVGFFEKNRLLREKIEMWRTRTRHHALGNVDDALFRFYLPQLTGVSSVHELNELLRRRLPIEPDFLCIPESELIGDLDLSFDASAFPTSVQVGAQPVAITYAYAPGEEHDGPTLQVPLGMLAALKDTTVVWSVPGLREEQISHLLRELPKALRRDLQPFAPKVKEIAAEFRPTGDRFLDELAAFISKKYRVIVPSGTWTPEQLPNHLRPRVEVLGPDRKTLAWSRDLLALEKRLTTVKAPALDELWKTATRQWEKDALTTWSLGAIPERLELSGPGGSAMLAFPGLKLEDEEVCLRLFRKPDEAKRSTAPAWARLVELSVTRELAWLQKDLKSLERHKILFATLGTGDELVQGALTHLKKHLFPPPSQLDEPSFRAAVTMAQERTKGLVPPFVDLVGMILQRRQELLVFKKPYTSLRSDLDRLIGKRFLELTPHEQLPHLLRYLKAMLVRAERASVNPAKDQERARLVQPFSDALTRWQTPGMQERDEVQQFRWLLEEYKVSVFAQELGTAQPVSPKRLQSLMEQIQK from the coding sequence ATGGACCCCTTGGACGATCTCAAACGTCTTCTCCCGGAATGCCTCCTGTTTGACCAGGTTCGGCTCGGGTCACGTTTGGCGGTGCTGCTGCGGGAGCGCGGCCAGGCTGCCCCTTCTGCACTGCTCCAGGAGATCACTCAATTGCGCCACGCGGCCCAGCGCTCGGCCGAGGCCTGTGCGCTGCGGGCGGCCAACCGTCCGGAGGTGTCGTATCCTCCAGCGCTCCCGGTGAGTGGCCGTCGGGATGACATCGTTCAGGCGATCCGCACTCATCAGGTGGTGGTCGTGGCGGGAGAAACGGGCTCCGGGAAGACGACTCAGCTTCCGAAAATGTGTTTAGAAGCAGGGCTGGGAGTTCGCGGAAAGATCGGGTGCACCCAGCCTCGCCGAGTGGCGGCCACTTCGATCTCCCGCCGGGTGGCCGAGGAACTGGGGGTCAACCATGGGCGTGAGGTCGGATGCAAAATTCGGTTCTCCGACGAAACATCGTCCAAGACCTTCATCAAGTTCATGACCGACGGCATCCTCCTGGCCGAGGTGCAGGGGGATCCCAATCTGACGGAATACGATGCGATCATCATCGACGAAGCGCATGAGCGATCATTGAATATTGATTTCTTGCTGGGGCACCTACGGCAACTGATCAAGCGTCGATCTGATCTCAAACTCATCATTACCTCGGCAACCATCGATACGGCCCGCTTCTCGGCGGCGTTTGGAGATGCCCCCATCATCGAGGTCTCTGGGCGGGTGTTTCCGGTGGAAGTTCGCTACGCCCCGCTGGATGAGCTCGCCGAGGAAAGCGGCGATCAGACATATGTCGATGCGGCCGCGACCGCCGTGGAGGATGTGCTCACCAGCACCTACACGGGCGACATTCTAGTCTTCCTGCCGGGAGAACGGGATATTCGAGAGCTTCGGGATCTTTTGGAGTCCCGCGGCGTAGGAGGCGTCGATCTGATTCCGCTGTTCGGACGGCTGTCGGGAGCGGATCAGCAGCGGGCTTTTGGCGGCTCGAATCTGCGCAAGGTGGTATTGGCGACCAATATTGCGGAGACCTCGATTACCATTCCGGGCATTCGATACGTCGTCGATGCAGGATTGGCGCGCATCAGCCGCTACAACCCGCGCACCCGCACCAAGCGGCTTCCGGTGGAACCCGTGTCGAGGTCGAGCGCGAATCAGCGCAAAGGACGAAGCGGACGGGTGAGTGACGGCGTCTGCATCCGGCTCTATTCCGAAGAGGACTTTCTGGCTCGTCCGGAGTTCACCCAGCCCGAGATCCAACGATCCAACCTGGCCGAAGTTATCCTGCGGATGAAGGCCGCACGGCTTGGCGAGATCGAGACGTTTCCATTCCTGGAAGTACCATCGCCGGCCGCCATTCGTGCCGGTTACGAGTTACTGAGGGAACTGGGGGCGATCGACGAGCAACGACAGCTGACTCCCCTCGGACAGGATTTAGCCAAACTGCCGGTCGACCCAACCATCGCGCGGATCGTGCTGCAGTCGAGTCGGGAAGGGGTTTTGGAAGAGGTTTTGGTGATTGCCTCAGGCCTGAGCATTCAGGATCCACGCGAGAGGCCGTTCGACGACGCGAATGCGGCTAGCGCCGCCCACCGTAAATTCCAGCATCCAGGTTCGGACTTCCTAACCCTGCTGAATCTTTGGGATACGTTTCACGATCAGTGGGAGAAGCTCAAGACCCAGGGGCAGCTGAGGAAGTTCTGCAAAGCCAACTATCTCTCCTACCTGCGCATGCGGGAGTGGGTCGAGATCCACGGTCAGCTCTCGTCGACCTTCCACGACGTTCTCAGCCACTACGCCTTCGAGAGCTTGGATGACGAGGAGGACGACGAAGGGAAGCCCGCCTCGGGAAACCTCGAGCGCTCGGACGGAGCCGCTTCCAAAACGCCGGTAGTCAGCGTCCCGACCTCGGCCACGAAGCCTGATGATCCTCGGTTCAAGGCCATTCACCGCTCCATCCTGAGCGGGTTTCTCGGGCATGTCGCCCAGCGTGCGGAGCGTAACCTCTACAAGGCGACCGGCAATCGGCAGGTGGCCGTTTTTCCGGGGTCGGCTTTGCACGACAAACCGACTCCCCAGCCACCTCCGGCCAGACGAGGAGAATCCAAGGATCGGCCCCCCGCTCCGAAGTCGAAGCAGCCCGAATGGATCGTGGCCGGAGAGATCGTCGAGACCAGTCGGCTGTTCGCCCGCACCTTGGTGGGCATTCAGCCCGAATGGATCGCGGACTTGGGTGCCCATTTGTGTAAGCGGACCTATGATCAGCCGAGATGGGAACCGGCCTTTGGCCAGGTGATGGCCCGGGAGCGAATCACCTTTCAAGGCCTGGAGGTGGCCACGCGTCGAGTGGCCTACGGACCGATCGAACCTCAGACGGCTACGGAGATCTTTGTGCGCTCCGCGCTGGTTGAGGAGGGACTGCTGGGGGAGGACGAAACCGAGCCCGCCCGGGCCGAAGGAGGAGCCCATCTTCCTTCGCAACACCGGACTCCACACGTTCCGGGACGCCGAAGATGGCAGATCCATAGTGTTGGGTTCTTTGAGAAAAACCGCCTGCTGCGGGAGAAAATCGAAATGTGGCGCACGCGCACCCGGCATCATGCGCTGGGCAACGTCGACGATGCCTTGTTCCGTTTTTACCTCCCCCAGTTGACGGGGGTGAGTTCTGTTCACGAGTTAAACGAGCTCCTCCGCCGTCGGCTCCCCATCGAGCCCGACTTCCTGTGCATTCCAGAGTCGGAGCTCATCGGCGATCTCGATCTCAGTTTCGATGCTTCGGCCTTTCCCACCTCGGTTCAAGTCGGGGCACAGCCCGTGGCGATCACCTACGCCTACGCTCCCGGCGAGGAGCATGACGGTCCCACGCTGCAAGTGCCCCTGGGAATGCTCGCTGCCTTGAAGGACACAACGGTGGTCTGGAGCGTTCCCGGGCTGCGGGAAGAGCAAATTAGCCATTTGTTGCGGGAGCTTCCGAAAGCCTTACGCCGTGACCTTCAGCCCTTCGCGCCCAAGGTGAAGGAGATTGCTGCGGAATTTCGTCCGACCGGCGATCGGTTTCTCGACGAGCTGGCCGCCTTTATTTCGAAGAAGTATCGGGTGATCGTCCCCTCCGGCACCTGGACTCCGGAGCAGCTGCCGAACCATCTGCGACCGCGCGTGGAGGTGCTCGGGCCCGACCGCAAAACGTTAGCCTGGAGCCGCGATCTCCTGGCCCTGGAAAAGCGGCTGACCACCGTCAAGGCCCCGGCGCTGGATGAGCTGTGGAAAACGGCCACTCGGCAGTGGGAAAAGGACGCGTTGACCACGTGGTCGCTGGGAGCGATCCCCGAGCGATTGGAGCTCAGCGGGCCCGGCGGAAGCGCGATGCTGGCTTTCCCTGGTCTCAAGCTGGAAGATGAGGAAGTCTGCCTTCGCCTGTTCCGCAAGCCCGACGAGGCCAAACGGTCCACCGCTCCCGCCTGGGCTCGGCTCGTGGAACTCTCAGTTACCCGCGAGTTGGCATGGCTGCAAAAGGACCTGAAGTCACTCGAGCGCCACAAAATTCTCTTCGCCACTCTGGGAACCGGCGACGAGTTGGTGCAGGGCGCGCTTACGCACCTCAAGAAGCATCTCTTTCCACCGCCGTCGCAACTCGATGAACCCAGTTTCCGCGCGGCCGTGACCATGGCGCAGGAGCGGACCAAAGGCCTCGTCCCTCCCTTCGTGGACCTGGTAGGGATGATCTTGCAGCGGCGACAGGAACTGCTGGTCTTCAAGAAGCCCTACACCTCGCTGCGCTCGGACTTGGATCGTCTCATCGGCAAGCGCTTTTTGGAACTCACCCCCCACGAGCAGCTTCCCCATCTGCTGCGCTATTTGAAGGCAATGCTGGTGCGAGCGGAGCGCGCCAGCGTAAACCCCGCCAAGGATCAGGAGCGGGCGCGCCTGGTCCAACCCTTCAGCGATGCCCTCACGCGCTGGCAGACTCCAGGAATGCAGGAGAGAGACGAAGTGCAGCAATTCAGGTGGCTCCTGGAGGAGTACAAAGTCTCGGTCTTCGCTCAGGAACTGGGCACGGCGCAACCGGTGTCGCCAAAGCGCCTTCAGTCCCTGATGGAGCAGATCCAAAAATGA
- a CDS encoding SlyX family protein yields MSNRTEPSDHPSSGPGEQRFVSLESHVAELERMADELNKIVIEHGKAIRRLQSQQTEMNDTLRTVEIERIRNTNPKPPHSAL; encoded by the coding sequence ATGAGTAATCGAACCGAACCAAGCGATCACCCGTCTTCCGGACCTGGGGAGCAACGGTTTGTGAGTCTGGAGTCTCATGTCGCTGAACTGGAACGGATGGCGGATGAACTCAACAAGATCGTGATCGAGCATGGGAAGGCGATCCGACGCCTCCAGAGTCAACAAACGGAGATGAACGACACGCTTCGGACGGTCGAGATCGAACGAATCCGCAACACCAACCCCAAGCCGCCGCATTCCGCGCTGTGA